A single region of the Malus sylvestris chromosome 8, drMalSylv7.2, whole genome shotgun sequence genome encodes:
- the LOC126632984 gene encoding 14-3-3 protein 7-like, whose translation MEIEREKHAYQAKLAEQAERYDEMIEEMKKVAKLDVELSVEERNLLSVGYKSVIGARRASWRILSSIEQKEEAKGGEQNVKRIKEYRQRVEDELAKICHDILTVVDYHLLPSSSTGESTVFYQKMKGDYYRYLAEFKSGDDRKEAADHSLKAYLTAVDTAASELPPTHPIRLGLALNFSVFYYEILNSPERACHLAKKAFDETFAELDSIDQESSKDSTLIMQLLKDNLTLWTSDLPEGGEKLKIEEPLPES comes from the exons atggagatagagagagagaagcatgCTTACCAGGCGAAACTTGCCGAGCAAGCCGAAAGATACGACG agatgattgaagaaatgaagaaagttGCCAAGTTGGATGTGGAATTGAGCGTGGAGGAGCGAAATTTGTTGTCAGTTGGGTATAAGAGTGTGATCGGGGCAAGAAGGGCGTCATGGCGGATACTGTCTTCCATTGAACAAAAGGAAGAGGCCAAGGGTGGTGAACAAAATGTGAAGAGGATAAAGGAGTACAGGCAGAGGGTTGAAGACGAGCTTGCGAAAATTTGCCATGACATACTAACAGTTGTTGATTATCACCTTCTCCCCTCTTCGTCCACTGGGGAATCTACTGTTTTTTACCAGAAGAT GAAAGGAGATTATTATCGATATCTAGCTGAATTTAAATCTGGTGATGATCGCAAAGAAGCTGCTGATCACTCGCTTAAAGCCTATTTG ACTGCGGTTGATACTGCTGCCTCTGAGTTGCCCCCAACACATCCAATCAGGCTCGGCCTGGCTCTAAACTTCTCTGTTTTTTACTATGAAATTCTCAACTCCCCGGAGAG GGCGTGTCATCTAGCTAAGAAGGCATTTGATGAGACTTTTGCCGAACTTGACAGCATCGACCAAGAATCTAGCAAGGACAGCACCCTCATTATGCAGCTTCTCAAAGATAATCTCACATTGTGGACCTCAGATCTGCCAGAGGGAG
- the LOC126632986 gene encoding uncharacterized protein LOC126632986, translated as MSQPVVDLSQFDISKEEKDKLVAEVIRYVLFKTHHSSGCPIKREELTQLLTKNYRQRNLPTFIINEAVQKLSSIFGYEMRELQRSRPSSANQGRISQQSAAEAKSYIITSKLPSDVYKKYVLNDNDSTVPLNGFTFVVLSLVHISGGKMTEEDLWRNLRRMGLDESNENHPVLGNINQALDTLVQQRYLQKDKVSGPEGNTLFYELAERALDAPISESTKAHISEIVNKEVVSVDVDD; from the exons ATGTCACAACCAGTTGTAGATCTCTCTCAATTCGACATCTCCAAAGAG GAAAAGGACAAGCTTGTAGCGGAAGTAATCCGATACGTGCTGTTCAAGACGCACCACAGCTCGGGGTGTCCGATAAAGAGGGAAGAGCTCACCCAGCTGCTCACCAAGAACTACCGCCAGCGCAATCTTCCTACTTTCATCATCAACGAGGCCGTACAGAAGTTGTCCTCCATTTTCGGGTACGAAATGCGGGAGCTTCAGAGGTCTCGTCCTTCTTCCGCTAATCAGGGACGCATTTCGCAACAGA GTGCTGCGGAGGCAAAATCCTATATCATCACGAGTAAGCTACCTTCTGATGTGTATAAGAAGTATGTCTTGAACGACAATGATAGTACGGTTCCTCTCAATGGTTTCACTTTTGTCGTACTGAGTCTTGTACATATTTCCGGCGGTAAAATGACTGAAG AGGATCTTTGGCGTAATTTGAGACGAATGGGATTGGACGAAAGCAATGAAAACCATCCAGTCCTAGGAAACATAAATCAAGCACTGGACACACTTGTCCAGCAAAG ATATTTGCAGAAAGACAAAGTAAGTGGACCTGAAGGCAATACTTTGTTTTATGAGCTTGCGGAGAGAGCTTTAGATGCACCAATTAGTGAGAGCACAAAAGCACACATATCAGAG